A single window of Pieris napi chromosome 8, ilPieNapi1.2, whole genome shotgun sequence DNA harbors:
- the LOC125051882 gene encoding uncharacterized protein LOC125051882: MADGAGAEAGAGESAARGAALERAYVHDVYDQAGEDEPSEPAPAVTTFLKELEPGALVCDVGCGNGKYLSVNPSVFAVGGDRCTRLSTQAHQTNNEVVVCDNLSLPFRDESFDAVLSIAVVHHFATVERRAMALRELARITRIGGRLLLTVWAMEHEGRNFHSQDVLIPWHRPVTLCPPPPAPRFLSVEHDQSAEPWKSHDGSPGSSSLSSPNETCYSFVRRALQRIAGRRSFLPSWNLGSRVNLRACPRGQLEPPAADLPIELRRLDEVLPPRLIAQSSETSTLKSRSLTDIADVERHAMVRSRSSLPSLGGEGHEPPTIQPPPTDVPEQRKKPKLVKQKKSINEDDAEEDLDKPTDMKSLVEEMPNFKVHTYRAQSRKPGVFKQTSLNEELMSVERLREKERLRKNIQKQASLNEEYLFRRPGTFDSIRDSIFSTSATTAKKFQSLKNGLTNKFKTSTTNIDKVTVFVRMLQGWKNHGPAPEVPTTPSDTNSNSEKTCPERRHSREDGSDSSKDSSLQSDTSVDSEDSFASVIYVPKADGSSDPLSPTPLSPGPTSPRLKVSSVPTSPRMKNSPGLPSPRIKQSFPLIRPPSSPNAVQAAANFNKILVAQYSLKNYSTTNNTPVISIKPQSKSQPNSPPKPEDETKTISTAIETLPILNKTIPISIPEIYEEIDPIPPIKEEEEFIETPSEVTKELIAEINKDIEEIHKLTLETNDLKPRILQDTKPYPKITLQTVAELPEIPQYKPKDKSPISDVLDSRHADKKRKERIRQIKEMLNKGIPSLSISRRPPFPIVRTTGKSEPIAKSHPKLMSLELFNPAVDDMDSDSSGVSSPDSVDSVISVIPEELRKMAMEKDLSTSELEAKKAEPASDKITANKSSSPNLLDAVAEVAQSLDDTCETIIHTSPRSKRKHFEKVESSDTTAIVQGASSSSSSSNWSLNKLSPGDLRLLEDKSRSQSHTSSSGSSSSLERLSPGRRSKDRSPKLGSTSNSTWSLNRLSPNRPEGRSLDENYTKSHRSPTRLPYDSISISSTDSEKSISKSESFNRIQANEPLVTCKSDMIAKDEDWVDQDRSQHLTEFAEKLSEKLLQEIDQYSKRISEEDFDLPSSSSSEKSISLRLKREEEDRNTQKILDELSDSLQHLEDPCLTKSDKGNESLSIGKICEKTKYVTCLQDTQEVDINKLFPKCSTKTKSKKRSKDVDPIINKYRELKKTMKVTSEEDIFLNNCANIQYNIKPITDEKLPDTIEFKNPDDDSAISSSNGNPEITIDSGAYDTSQSLETGYSLESEISVDSLCTSTDKRSSLKVGQSTDSSDLDKMEISPESITSRSSTSTAPLKSGFSIESSDTSAGCDWSRRDKTGSTASLGCASLASLPSCSECSKERKFLEMRSSSEDTATMPVVPPRLSHAPLLPSLSDGSDSLPSEGGAVTYHRYYHVFKKGELDQLIEKYVESLHVVSSYYDQASWCVIAEKVQVWTI, translated from the exons ATGGCGGATGGCGCGGGCGCGGAAGCGGGCGCGGGCGAGAGTGCAGCGCGCGGTGCGGCGCTCGAGCGTGCCTACGTGCACGACGTGTACGACCAGGCGGGCGAAGATGAGCCTAGCGAGCCCGCGCCCGCCGTCACTACATTCCTCAAGGAACTTGAGCCGGGTGCCCTCGTCTGCGATGTCG GTTGTGGAAATGGAAAATACCTGAGTGTGAACCCCTCTGTCTTCGCAGTGGGTGGAGACAGATGTACCAGACTATCGACGCAAGCGCACCAAACTAACAATGAG GTTGTTGTATGCGACAACCTCAGTCTACCGTTCCGCGATGAGTCATTCGACGCGGTGCTCTCTATTGCCGTGGTCCACCATTTTGCAACAGTGGAAAGGAGAGCCATGGCACTACGAGAGCTCGCCAGAATCACCAGGATCGGTGGTAGACTGCTCCTCACTGTGTGGGCTATGGAGCATGAGGGACGGAACTTCCATTCACAG gaTGTTCTGATACCTTGGCATAGACCCGTGACGTTATGTCCTCCACCACCAGCCCCACGGTTCCTTTCCGTAGAGCATGATCA aagCGCCGAGCCGTGGAAAAGCCACGATGGCTCGCCTGGATCATCATCTTTGTCATCTCCAAATGAAACTTGCTATTCCTTCGTGAGAAGAGCATTACAAAGGATAGCTGGTCGACGATCCTTTCTCCCTTCTTGGAATCTTGGATCCAGGGTAAACTTAAGAGCTTGTCCTCGTGGCCAACTGGAACCACCGGCGGCTGATCTACCCATTGAATTACGAAGATTGGATGAAGTTCTACCTCCAAGATTGATAGCACAATCTTCAGAGACATCTACACTAAAGTCTAGAAGCCTCACCGATATCGCAGATGTAGAACGACATGCCATGGTTAGATCGAGGTCGAGTCTCCCAAGTCTCGGTGGAGAGGGGCACGAACCACCAACAATACAACCACCTCCGACTGACGTACCAGAACAACGAAAAAAGCCGAAGTTagtcaaacaaaaaaaatcaatcaatgAAGATGATGCAGAAGAGGATTTAGATAAACCGACGGATATGAAAAGCCTTGTCGAAGAGATGCCTAATTTCAAAGTTCATACGTACAGAGCGCAATCGAGAAAGCCAGGCGTCTTCAAGCAAACGTCCCTAAACGAAGAACTTATGTCAGTAGAAAGGTTACGAGAGAAAGAACgcttaagaaaaaatatacaaaagcaAGCGTCACTCAatgaagaatatttatttcgaaGGCCTGGAACATTTGACTCAATTCGTGATTCAATATTTTCAACATCAGCCACTACTGCAAAGAAGTTTCAGTCACTTAAAAATGGtcttacaaataaattcaaaacctCTACAACGAATATAGATAAAGTAACTGTTTTCGTCAGAATGTTGCAAGGCTGGAAAAATCATGGACCTGCTCCTGAGGTTCCAACAACACCAAGTGATACCAATTCAAACAGTGAAAAAACTTGCCCCGAAAGGAGACATTCTAGGGAAGATGGTTCAGATTCATCAAAAGATAGCAGCTTACAAAGTGATACAAGTGTCGATTCCGAAGACAGTTTTGCTTCAGTTATATATGTACCAAAGGCTGATGGAAGCAGTGATCCTCTATCACCAACCCCTTTATCTCCTGGTCCAACCTCACCAAGATTAAAAGTATCTTCAGTACCTACTTCCCCTAGGATGAAGAATTCCCCTGGTTTACCTTCACCGAGAATTAAACAGTCATTTCCTTTAATAAGACCTCCATCTTCACCTAATGCTGTACAAGCAGCtgctaattttaataagatacTAGTGGCTCAATATAGCCTGAAAAATTATTCTACCACCAATAACACCCCTGTTATTTCTATAAAGCCCCAATCAAAGAGCCAGCCCAATTCACCACCAAAACCTGAGGATGAAACCAAAACTATAAGTACTGCAATTGAAACTTTGCCCAtacttaataaaactatacCAATCTCGATCCCAGAAATATATGAAGAAATCGATCCAATACCTCCTAtcaaagaagaagaagaatttaTTGAAACTCCTTCTGAAGTGACGAAGGAACTTATcgcagaaataaataaagacattGAAGAAATCCACAAGCTGACATTAGAAACCAATGATCTCAAGCCTCGCATACTTCAAGATACAAAGCCATATCCCAAAATAACTCTTCAAACTGTTGCTGAATTACCAGAGATACCGCAGTACAAACCTAAAGATAAATCACCTATATCTGATGTATTAGACTCAAGACACGCAGATAAAAAGCGAAAAGAGAGAATAaggcaaataaaagaaatgttaaataaaggGATTCCTTCTTTAAGTATAAGTCGACGGCCACCGTTTCCAATTGTACGAACGACAGGAAAATCTGAACCTATTGCCAAGAGTCATCCAAAACTTATGTCCTTAGAACTATTTAATCCTGCTGTTGATGACATGGACAGTGATTCCAGTGGAGTTTCTTCTCCCGATTCAGTTGACAGCGTAATCAGTGTAATACCCGAAGAATTGCGCAAAATGGCGATGGAAAAAG atttgtcTACTTCCGAATTAGAAGCAAAGAAAGCTGAGCCAGCTTCCGACAAAATAACCGCCAACAAGAGTAGTTCACCAAACCTTTTAGATGCTGTGGCTGAAGTGGCACAATCATTGGATGATACGTGTGAAACGATTATTCATACAAGTCCTAGATCTAAACggaaacattttgaaaaagtaGAGAGTTCTGATACAACGGCCATTGTTCAAGGAGCTTCAAGTAGTAGCAGTAGTAGTAATTGgagtttaaataaactatcGCCAGGAGATTTGAGGCTATTAGAAGATAAATCTCGATCACAGTCACATACAAGTTCAAGTGGAAGTTCTTCTAGCTTAGAACGACTGTCGCCGGGTAGACGGTCAAAAGACCGATCCCCAAAGCTAGGAAGTACAAGTAATTCAACGTGGAGTTTAAACAGGCTATCGCCAAATAGACCAGAAGGCCGTTCACTTGACGAGAATTACACAAAGAGTCATCGCAGTCCAACACGCTTACCTTACGATTCAATATCAATATCCAGCACAGACTCAGAGAAGTCAATTTCTAAATCAGAAAGTTTCAACAGAATTCAAGCTAACGAACCTTTAGTCACTTGTAAATCTGACATGATAGCAAAAGATGAAGATTGGGTAGATCAAGACAGGAGTCAACACTTAACTGAATTTGCTGAAAAACTCAGTGAAAAACTTTTACAGGAAATTGATCAATATTCAAAACGCATTAGCGAAGAAGACTTTGATCTTCCGAGCAGTAGCAGCAGCGAAAAAAGTATATCCTTAAGACTGAAACGGGAAGAGGAAGACAGAAACACTCAAAAGATATTAGACGAGCTGTCGGATAGTCTACAGCATCTTGAAGATCCCTGTCTAACCAAGAGTGATAAGGGGAATGAAAGCCTTAGTATAGGAAAAATAtgtgaaaaaactaaatatgttACTTGTTTACAAGATACACAAGAAgttgatattaataaattatttcctaAGTGttcaacaaaaactaaaagcaAGAAGAGATCCAAAGACGTAGACCCAATCATAAACAAATACAGAGAACTCAAGAAAACTATGAAAGTGACAAGCGAAGaggacatatttttaaataattgtgccaatattcaatacaaCATAAAACCCATAACAGATGAAAAGCTCCCGGATACGATAGAATTCAAAAATCCTGACGATGACAGTGCAATCTCCTCCAGCAATGGTAATCCAGAGATAACAATCGACTCTGGGGCTTATGATACAAGTCAATCACTGGAAACTGGATATTCACTGGAGTCAGAAATCAGCGTGGACTCCCTCTGTACTAGTACTGACAAACGGTCTTCGTTGAAAGTGGGTCAGTCAACTGACTCTAGCGACTTAGACAAAATGGAAATAAGTCCTGAATCCATAACTTCTCGTTCAAGCACAAGCACTGCGCCCTTAAAATCTGGCTTCTCCATCGAATCAAGTGATACTTCCGCCGGATGTGACTGGAGTCGTAGAGACAAGACCGGAAGTACTGCGTCATTGGGCTGTGCTAGTTTGGCTTCCTTGCCTTCCTGTAGTGAATGCTCTAAGGAGAGAAAGTTTTTGGAAATGCGGTCGTCGTCAGAAGATACCGCAACAATGCCAGTGGTACCACCGCGATTGTCGCACGCCCCGCTCCTGCCCTCACTGAGCGACGGCTCTGACAGTCTTCCTTCAGAAGGGGGAGCAGTAACCTATCATCGATATTATCATGTCTTTAAAAAAGGAGAGCTTGATCAATTAATTGAAAAGTACGTAGAAAGTCTTCACGTAGTATCCTCATACTACGATCAGGCGAGCTGGTGTGTTATTGCTGAAAAAGTGCAAGTGTGGACTATTTAA